Proteins from a single region of Crassaminicella profunda:
- the selA gene encoding L-seryl-tRNA(Sec) selenium transferase, translating to MVIVEILQIGVIIVANKKNIFALIPKVDDLLKEEKIENLLEKVPRITVVESIRENIEHIRSQIIKLNEQETENFKIDEEELIEHIIQNVELKNRMNLRKVINATGVVLHTNLGRALLSESIKEDIWNVASSYSTLEFDINSGTRGSRYAHVEEIITKLTGAESAMVVNNNAAAVLLVLDTLAKNKEVIVSRGQLVEIGGAFRVPDVMQQSGAKLVEVGTTNKTHLSDYKSAISEETAVLLKVHTSNYRILGFTEEVSLKNLVDLGKEYDVPVIEDIGSGTFIDFSKYGLYKEPTVQESVLAGADIVTFSGDKLLGGPQAGIIVGKEKYIKEMKKNPYTRAFRVDKLTLAALEATLRLYLNEKDAINEIPTLRMLTMSFDEIKEKADTLYEMLKNNIKNCTIEKINGVSQVGGGSMPLEEMETVLISIKPEFLSINKFEEMLRGYKTPIITRISEDKVLIDVRTIKSNEFDIIVEGLRHILMG from the coding sequence ATGGTAATTGTGGAAATATTACAAATTGGAGTGATAATCGTGGCGAATAAAAAGAATATTTTTGCGTTAATTCCTAAGGTAGATGATTTGCTAAAGGAAGAAAAAATTGAAAATCTATTAGAAAAAGTTCCAAGAATTACAGTTGTGGAATCTATTAGAGAGAATATTGAGCATATACGAAGTCAAATTATCAAATTAAATGAGCAGGAGACTGAAAACTTTAAAATTGATGAGGAAGAATTAATAGAGCATATTATTCAAAATGTAGAATTAAAAAATAGAATGAATTTAAGAAAAGTTATAAATGCTACAGGGGTGGTGCTGCATACAAATTTAGGACGTGCCCTTCTTAGTGAATCCATAAAGGAAGATATTTGGAATGTGGCGAGTAGCTATTCTACATTAGAGTTTGATATCAATTCTGGAACAAGAGGATCAAGATATGCCCATGTGGAAGAGATCATAACAAAACTCACAGGTGCAGAATCTGCAATGGTAGTGAATAATAATGCAGCAGCAGTTCTGTTGGTTCTTGATACATTAGCTAAAAATAAAGAAGTAATTGTTTCAAGGGGGCAATTGGTAGAAATTGGAGGAGCTTTTCGTGTACCTGATGTTATGCAACAAAGTGGTGCAAAGCTTGTTGAAGTAGGGACAACGAATAAAACACATCTTTCTGATTATAAAAGTGCTATTAGTGAGGAGACTGCTGTTTTACTTAAGGTACATACAAGTAACTACAGGATCTTAGGATTTACAGAGGAGGTTTCATTAAAAAATTTAGTAGATTTAGGAAAAGAATATGATGTTCCAGTAATTGAAGATATTGGAAGTGGCACTTTTATAGATTTTTCAAAATATGGTCTTTATAAAGAACCTACTGTTCAAGAAAGCGTTTTAGCAGGAGCAGATATTGTTACCTTTAGTGGAGATAAATTACTAGGGGGTCCTCAAGCAGGAATCATTGTTGGAAAAGAAAAGTATATTAAGGAGATGAAAAAGAATCCTTATACAAGGGCATTTAGAGTTGATAAATTGACATTAGCAGCTCTTGAGGCAACCTTAAGATTGTATTTAAATGAAAAGGATGCTATCAATGAAATTCCAACCCTTCGTATGTTGACCATGAGTTTTGATGAAATTAAAGAAAAGGCAGATACTTTATACGAGATGTTGAAAAATAATATAAAAAATTGTACAATTGAAAAAATAAATGGCGTATCTCAAGTTGGCGGGGGATCTATGCCACTCGAGGAGATGGAAACGGTTTTAATTAGCATAAAACCAGAGTTTTTATCCATTAACAAATTTGAAGAAATGTTAAGGGGTTATAAGACACCTATTATTACAAGAATTAGTGAAGATAAAGTATTAATAGATGTGCGTACCATAAAATCAAATGAATTTGACATCATTGTAGAGGGGTTACGTCACATACTAATGGGGTAG